A region from the Trueperaceae bacterium genome encodes:
- the sufD gene encoding Fe-S cluster assembly protein SufD codes for MAALTDNPAVGSDAVESIVSAYREPAWLADERRAALRAYAEQPFPTEKTEEWRYTQLKRFSFSGLELAKAPKDESVPERIRMRIADSDAEGVIVHKGNKVVMHQAAIKEAGVVFTDLRTALRDHEALVREHLYDVVNARQTKFTALNSALWENGTFVYVPKDVEVELPLGAFTTADSGGIGLGRTLIVVDVNARLTFIDEYTSEPFAERLFFDAATEIVLKDGAKLRYVSLQNWGRNVAHINKLRAHLGRDARLESVTVSLGADAARAEVESRLEGPGSESEMLGLYFADEGQHFNQFTLQHHATPRGFSDVLFKGAVRDASQAVYSGMIIVDPHAQKTDAYQTNRNLLLDEVAEVVSIPQLEIAANDVKCSHGSTTGPVPEDQRFYLMSRGLRPEVAEHVLVTGFLYEVMSRVTLPKVAEYVERVVQAKLGVPGVKEKL; via the coding sequence GTGGCTGCCCTGACAGACAACCCCGCCGTCGGTTCGGACGCGGTCGAGAGCATCGTCTCCGCCTACCGTGAGCCCGCGTGGCTGGCCGACGAGCGCCGCGCCGCGCTGCGCGCGTACGCCGAGCAGCCGTTCCCGACCGAGAAGACGGAGGAGTGGCGCTACACGCAGCTCAAGCGCTTCTCGTTCTCCGGGCTCGAGCTCGCCAAGGCGCCAAAGGACGAGAGCGTGCCCGAGCGCATCCGCATGCGCATCGCCGACTCCGACGCCGAGGGCGTCATCGTCCACAAGGGCAACAAGGTCGTCATGCACCAGGCCGCCATCAAGGAGGCCGGCGTCGTCTTCACGGACCTGCGCACGGCGCTCCGCGACCACGAGGCCCTCGTGCGTGAGCACCTCTACGACGTCGTCAACGCGCGCCAGACGAAGTTCACGGCCCTCAACTCCGCCCTGTGGGAGAACGGCACCTTCGTGTACGTGCCCAAGGACGTCGAGGTCGAGCTGCCGCTCGGCGCCTTCACGACCGCCGACTCAGGCGGCATCGGCCTCGGGCGCACGCTCATCGTCGTCGACGTCAACGCGCGCCTCACCTTCATCGACGAGTACACGAGCGAGCCGTTCGCCGAACGCCTCTTCTTCGACGCCGCCACCGAGATCGTGCTGAAGGACGGCGCCAAGCTCCGCTACGTCAGCCTCCAGAACTGGGGCCGCAACGTCGCCCACATCAACAAGCTGCGGGCGCACCTTGGCAGGGACGCGCGCCTCGAGTCCGTGACCGTCAGCCTCGGCGCCGACGCGGCGCGTGCCGAGGTCGAGAGCCGCCTCGAGGGCCCCGGCTCCGAGAGCGAGATGCTCGGCCTCTACTTCGCCGACGAGGGCCAGCACTTCAACCAGTTCACGCTCCAGCATCACGCGACCCCGCGCGGCTTCTCGGACGTACTGTTCAAGGGCGCCGTGCGCGACGCGAGCCAGGCCGTCTACTCCGGCATGATCATCGTCGACCCGCACGCGCAGAAGACGGACGCCTACCAGACGAACCGCAACCTCCTCCTCGACGAGGTGGCAGAGGTCGTGTCCATCCCGCAGCTCGAGATCGCGGCGAACGACGTCAAGTGCTCGCACGGCTCCACCACCGGCCCGGTGCCGGAGGACCAGCGCTTCTACCTCATGAGCCGCGGCCTGCGGCCCGAGGTCGCCGAGCATGTGCTCGTGACGGGCTTTCTCTACGAGGTCATGAGCCGCGTGACGCTCCCGAAGGTGGCCGAGTACGTCGAGCGCGTCGTGCAGGCCAAGCTGGGCGTGCCAGGGGTGAAGGAGAAGCTGTGA
- the sufC gene encoding Fe-S cluster assembly ATPase SufC: MSDKQLEIRGLRARIVGGEEILKGVDLVVPRGEVHALMGPNGSGKSTLAKVIAGDPQYEITEGDIVLEGQSILEMEPDERAREGLYLAFQYPVEVPGVSIANFLRLALNARREEGDEIGVMEFYKKLQRAVKELNWDDSIIERNLHEGFSGGEKKRSEILQLLVLEPRYAILDETDSGLDVDALKVVSQGVNAARGPNFGALVITHYQRLLNHIVPDRVHVMVNGRVVREGPKELAMELDQKGYEWIREAVGA, from the coding sequence ATGAGTGACAAGCAACTGGAGATCCGAGGTCTGCGCGCTCGCATCGTCGGCGGGGAAGAGATCCTCAAGGGTGTAGACCTCGTGGTGCCGCGCGGCGAGGTCCACGCGCTCATGGGGCCGAACGGCTCCGGCAAGTCCACGTTGGCCAAGGTCATCGCCGGCGACCCGCAGTACGAGATCACGGAAGGCGACATCGTCCTCGAGGGCCAGTCGATCCTCGAGATGGAACCCGACGAGCGCGCCCGCGAGGGCCTCTACCTCGCCTTCCAATACCCCGTGGAAGTGCCAGGCGTCTCCATCGCGAACTTCCTGCGCCTCGCCCTCAACGCCCGCCGCGAGGAAGGCGACGAGATCGGCGTCATGGAGTTCTACAAGAAGCTCCAGCGCGCCGTGAAGGAGCTCAACTGGGACGACTCGATCATCGAGCGCAACCTCCACGAGGGCTTCTCGGGCGGCGAGAAGAAGCGCTCCGAGATCCTGCAGCTCCTCGTGCTGGAGCCCCGCTACGCCATCCTCGACGAGACCGACTCCGGCCTGGACGTCGACGCGCTCAAGGTCGTGTCGCAGGGCGTGAACGCGGCGCGCGGCCCGAACTTCGGCGCGCTCGTCATCACCCACTACCAGCGCCTCCTCAACCACATCGTCCCCGACAGGGTGCACGTGATGGTGAACGGCAGGGTCGTGCGCGAAGGCCCGAAGGAGCTCGCCATGGAGCTCGACCAGAAGGGCTACGAGTGGATCCGCGAGGCCGTCGGCGCCTGA
- a CDS encoding serine/threonine protein kinase — MNRLGSGQTAHVYAARHAVFGDVALKLPRPELAHRPVLRRMFENEVAITTKLASPQVVSAYEGFPTGPGAFLALEYCRGGTLDQLLLEKGLMPLDRCYRFILDVAAGLAHSHERQVLHRDVKPANVFLTSEGAAKLGDFGTGMFMSDDTSDRVGTAFYMAPEVFEGKPAGIRSDIYSLGVLAYEVIGGERPFTGNSYDALMVAHRTGVPKDLRGLRQGLSPEVVRVVALAMMRDPAKRFASAVEFGEALGSVTATALRRESASRSGTAEPAQTRVTGRGSRAVGRGGGEDDGGGRPDEGRRRDHGKGAEGERARRPKGGVFGWLKRGRG, encoded by the coding sequence ATGAACCGTCTGGGATCGGGGCAGACGGCGCACGTCTACGCGGCGCGGCACGCGGTGTTCGGCGACGTGGCCCTCAAGCTGCCGCGCCCCGAGCTGGCCCATCGGCCGGTCCTGCGCCGCATGTTCGAGAACGAGGTCGCCATCACGACCAAGCTCGCCTCGCCGCAGGTGGTGAGCGCGTACGAGGGGTTCCCGACCGGCCCCGGCGCGTTCCTCGCCCTCGAGTACTGCCGCGGCGGCACGCTCGACCAGCTCCTCCTCGAGAAGGGGCTCATGCCGCTCGACAGGTGTTACCGGTTCATCCTCGACGTCGCCGCCGGGCTGGCGCACAGCCACGAGCGCCAGGTCCTGCACCGCGACGTCAAGCCGGCCAACGTCTTCCTGACCTCGGAGGGCGCCGCGAAGCTCGGCGACTTCGGCACGGGCATGTTCATGAGCGACGACACCAGCGACCGCGTGGGTACGGCGTTCTACATGGCCCCGGAAGTGTTCGAGGGGAAGCCGGCCGGGATCAGGTCGGACATCTACTCGCTCGGTGTCCTCGCCTACGAGGTGATCGGCGGGGAGCGCCCGTTCACCGGGAACTCCTACGACGCGCTCATGGTGGCGCATAGGACGGGCGTGCCGAAGGACCTGCGCGGACTGCGGCAGGGGCTCTCGCCGGAAGTCGTCCGCGTGGTGGCTCTTGCCATGATGCGCGACCCGGCGAAGAGGTTCGCGAGCGCCGTAGAGTTCGGCGAGGCCCTCGGCTCGGTCACCGCGACGGCCTTGCGGCGGGAGTCGGCCTCCCGCTCCGGGACGGCGGAGCCGGCGCAGACGCGGGTGACCGGCCGCGGCAGCCGCGCGGTCGGGCGCGGCGGGGGGGAAGACGACGGCGGCGGGCGGCCCGACGAAGGTCGGCGGCGCGACCACGGCAAGGGTGCCGAGGGCGAGCGCGCGCGGCGCCCGAAGGGCGGCGTCTTCGGCTGGCTGAAACGCGGTCGGGGCTGA
- a CDS encoding DMT family transporter: MSPTVGVLSLVLVTLIWGSTFVVVKEALDTIPVPLLLALRFTLAALLLSWAKWDRRALVPALVLGSLSFTGFAAQTAGLAITSASNAAFITGLSVILTPIVARAWLKKSLSGRVYLAAVVALVGLALMTLREGVESVNAGDILMLATALCYALYIVYLGEVAGKVRGTSLAMMQHLPMAALAWLWAAPQAGKLPTVPAETYLAIVYLAVVATALIAIVQTYAQRVVPAHLAALIFVLEPVFAAGFAAVLLGERLGTLGWIGAALILLAMLVAELRLPGAARDRLAARDRQDAGRGER; the protein is encoded by the coding sequence GTGTCTCCCACGGTCGGCGTCTTGTCGTTGGTTCTCGTGACGCTCATCTGGGGCAGCACCTTCGTCGTCGTCAAGGAGGCGCTCGACACCATCCCCGTGCCGCTCCTCCTGGCCTTACGCTTCACTCTCGCCGCGCTGCTGCTCTCATGGGCGAAGTGGGACCGGCGGGCTCTGGTGCCCGCCTTGGTGCTCGGGTCGTTGTCGTTCACCGGCTTCGCAGCTCAGACGGCCGGTCTCGCCATCACCAGCGCCTCGAACGCGGCCTTCATCACCGGGTTGTCTGTCATCCTCACGCCGATCGTGGCACGCGCCTGGCTCAAGAAGTCGCTCTCAGGCCGCGTCTACCTGGCGGCCGTCGTGGCGCTGGTAGGCCTCGCGCTCATGACGTTGCGTGAGGGCGTCGAGTCCGTCAACGCCGGCGACATCCTCATGCTGGCCACCGCCCTGTGCTACGCCCTCTACATCGTGTACCTGGGCGAGGTGGCAGGGAAGGTGCGCGGCACGTCGCTCGCCATGATGCAGCACCTGCCCATGGCGGCCCTGGCTTGGCTCTGGGCGGCGCCGCAGGCGGGCAAGCTGCCCACGGTCCCCGCGGAGACGTACCTGGCGATCGTCTACTTGGCGGTCGTGGCCACGGCGCTGATCGCCATCGTCCAGACCTACGCCCAGCGCGTCGTGCCAGCCCACCTCGCCGCCCTGATCTTCGTGCTCGAGCCAGTCTTCGCCGCGGGCTTCGCGGCGGTGCTGCTGGGCGAGCGGCTGGGCACGCTGGGGTGGATCGGGGCCGCCCTGATCCTGCTCGCCATGCTCGTAGCCGAGCTGCGGCTGCCGGGGGCCGCGCGTGACCGGCTGGCGGCGCGGGATCGTCAGGATGCGGGTCGGGGCGAGAGGTAG
- the sufB gene encoding Fe-S cluster assembly protein SufB, whose protein sequence is MEHTKQYEFKLKEEYFFKSDRGLTKRVVEQISYMKNEPEWMLKFRLRAFEIAEKKGRPKWGPDLSDLNFDDIFFYVRPNEKQGTAGSWDDIPEDVRKTYQRLGVPEAEQRALAGVGAQYESEMVYHKLKAEWEKLGVIFLDTDTGLKEHPELFKEHFATVIPPEDNYFAAVNSAVWSGGSFVYVPEGVHVEVPLQAYFLLNAENIGQFERTLIIGAPGSKFHYIEGCTAPAYTSNSFHSGVIEIVCQERSSVRYSTIQNWSHNVYNLVTQRAMVHEHASMGWLDGNLGSKVTMKYPSTYLVGEGAHGEVLSIAFATDGQHQDAGAKVIHVAPNTTSSVVSKSISKGTGRSSYRGLVQVHEGATNARSNVECDALLLDENARTDTFPYIEINEKTAHVGHEATVSKLDDEQIFYLMTRGLAEDAAMALIVRGFLDPVAKELPLEYAVELNRLIELEMEGSVG, encoded by the coding sequence ATGGAGCACACCAAGCAGTACGAGTTCAAGCTCAAGGAAGAGTACTTCTTCAAGTCCGACCGCGGTCTGACGAAGCGCGTCGTCGAACAGATCAGCTACATGAAGAACGAGCCGGAGTGGATGCTCAAGTTCCGCCTCCGCGCGTTCGAGATCGCCGAGAAGAAGGGCCGCCCGAAGTGGGGTCCCGACCTCTCCGACCTGAACTTCGACGACATCTTCTTCTACGTGCGGCCGAACGAGAAGCAGGGCACGGCCGGCTCGTGGGACGACATCCCCGAGGACGTGCGCAAGACCTACCAGCGCCTCGGCGTGCCGGAGGCCGAGCAGCGCGCGCTGGCCGGTGTCGGCGCGCAGTACGAGTCCGAGATGGTCTACCACAAGCTCAAGGCGGAGTGGGAGAAGCTCGGCGTCATCTTCCTTGACACGGACACGGGCCTGAAGGAGCACCCCGAGCTCTTCAAGGAGCACTTCGCCACCGTCATCCCGCCGGAGGACAACTACTTCGCGGCCGTCAACTCGGCCGTATGGTCGGGCGGCTCGTTCGTCTACGTGCCGGAGGGCGTGCACGTCGAGGTGCCGCTCCAGGCGTACTTCCTGCTCAACGCCGAGAACATCGGCCAGTTCGAGCGCACCCTCATCATCGGCGCGCCCGGCTCCAAGTTCCACTACATCGAGGGCTGCACGGCCCCCGCGTACACGAGCAACTCGTTCCACTCCGGCGTCATCGAGATCGTCTGCCAGGAGCGCAGCAGCGTGCGCTACTCGACCATCCAGAACTGGTCGCACAACGTCTACAACCTCGTCACGCAGCGGGCCATGGTCCATGAGCACGCCAGCATGGGCTGGTTGGACGGCAACCTCGGCTCCAAGGTCACGATGAAGTACCCCAGCACCTACCTCGTCGGCGAGGGCGCGCACGGGGAGGTCCTCTCCATCGCGTTCGCCACGGACGGCCAGCACCAGGACGCCGGCGCCAAGGTCATCCACGTGGCCCCGAACACGACGAGCAGCGTGGTCAGTAAGTCCATCTCGAAGGGCACGGGGCGCTCCAGCTACCGCGGCCTCGTCCAGGTCCACGAGGGGGCGACGAACGCCCGCTCCAACGTGGAGTGCGACGCGCTCCTCTTGGACGAGAACGCCCGCACCGACACCTTCCCGTACATCGAGATCAACGAGAAGACCGCCCACGTCGGCCACGAGGCCACCGTGAGCAAGCTCGACGACGAGCAGATCTTCTACCTCATGACCCGCGGGCTGGCAGAGGACGCGGCCATGGCGCTGATCGTGCGCGGCTTCCTCGACCCGGTGGCCAAGGAGCTGCCCCTCGAGTACGCTGTCGAGCTGAACCGGCTCATCGAGCTCGAGATGGAAGGGAGCGTCGGCTGA
- a CDS encoding metal-dependent hydrolase: MKLRYLGHSGVQVVADGHEVVFDPFVTQNPRAGVTLDELAPEAVLITHAHGDHWGDTPELAKRAGALVVGTAEVAGYAGKLGLTNHAMNIGGSRSFPFGRVTLTPAWHSSSFPDGTYGGMPTGIVLESAGKRIYHAGDTALFSDMRLIGRKPLDLAFVPIGDNFTMGPEDAVEAVKLLNPRYVVPVHYGTFPLIAQDAAAFKREVELSSRTTCVVLAPGEEVSL; this comes from the coding sequence ATGAAGCTGCGTTATCTCGGCCACTCCGGCGTGCAGGTCGTAGCCGACGGCCACGAGGTCGTCTTCGACCCGTTCGTCACCCAGAACCCGCGCGCGGGCGTGACGTTGGACGAGCTCGCGCCAGAGGCCGTCCTCATCACGCACGCTCACGGCGACCATTGGGGCGACACCCCGGAACTCGCGAAGCGTGCAGGCGCCCTCGTCGTCGGCACGGCCGAGGTGGCCGGCTACGCCGGGAAGCTGGGCCTCACCAACCACGCCATGAACATCGGGGGGAGCCGCTCGTTCCCGTTCGGGCGCGTCACCCTGACGCCGGCGTGGCACTCGAGCTCGTTCCCGGACGGCACGTACGGCGGCATGCCGACGGGCATCGTCCTCGAGTCGGCCGGCAAGCGCATCTATCATGCCGGCGACACGGCGCTCTTCTCCGACATGCGGTTGATCGGCCGCAAGCCCCTCGACCTGGCGTTCGTTCCCATCGGCGACAACTTCACGATGGGCCCGGAAGACGCCGTAGAGGCCGTGAAGCTGCTGAACCCCCGCTACGTCGTGCCCGTCCATTACGGCACCTTCCCCCTGATCGCCCAGGACGCCGCCGCGTTCAAACGCGAGGTCGAGCTCTCCTCCAGGACGACGTGCGTGGTGCTGGCGCCCGGCGAGGAAGTATCGCTCTGA
- a CDS encoding Rieske 2Fe-2S domain-containing protein, translated as MSIAAEAFDVGASEEFPEGSITARVVGDTEIVVIRQGGELFALPDRCTHQRYPLSDGELEDGKIRCLHHGATFDLHTGRATLPAVKKIQLFQAFEADGRVVVSLQEL; from the coding sequence GTGAGCATAGCCGCGGAGGCGTTCGACGTCGGAGCCTCCGAGGAGTTCCCCGAGGGCTCCATAACGGCGCGCGTCGTCGGGGACACCGAGATCGTGGTCATCAGGCAGGGCGGCGAGCTGTTCGCCCTGCCCGACCGCTGCACGCACCAGCGCTACCCCTTGAGCGACGGCGAGCTGGAGGACGGCAAGATCCGCTGCCTCCACCACGGCGCGACGTTCGACCTCCACACTGGCAGGGCGACGCTGCCGGCCGTGAAGAAGATCCAGCTCTTCCAGGCGTTCGAGGCGGACGGGCGCGTGGTCGTATCGTTGCAGGAGCTGTAG
- the pbpC gene encoding penicillin-binding protein 1C, with product MSPRALARRSAGPGSQVPGEPARRPTAPDQASGRASRRARLGLATLVVLALALGGRLAFDRWVATTILPPLPVPTSVEVLARDGRLLRAFTVGDGRWRLGVAPEQVDQRYLAMLVAYEDRRFYQHHGVDLRSAARAAVQIVLHGHVVSGGSTLTMQVARLLEDGATGSWSGKLRQVRVALALERVLSKDQVLALYLQLAPMGGNLEGVRAGSLAWFGKEPERLTEAQAALLIALPQAPGLRAPDEHPDAAAAARDRVLERVTTLGIVPREAAAAAAREALPTARRPFPSLAPHLADRLRATEPDRQVHLTTLDADLQAALEEVAVTALRDLPAQATLALLVADPDSGAILASVGSADYTSEERRGFVDMTQALRSPGSTLKPLVYGLAFSDGILHPDTLLDDRPEDYGGYAPQNFDGTFRGPVSARGALRASLNLPVVALADALGPARVLAALRQAGIEAEVPGGTPGLAITLGGIGVSLQGLVQLYATIARGGEAVALHATPGVVPRTTGSLGATDPEPQVPGAVAADASPGAAARLLTPQAAWQVADILAGIRRAAPLPDWQLAIKTGTSSGHRDALAIGFDGARVAGVWVGRADGTPVPAITGADVATPVLFEVFARLGAKPRPLPPAPPGTLIVASNGELPPPLRQFGARLVAVDDAPKLVFPPDGAAVVPLAGGVLARVERGRAPFTWFADGAPVAVGSYERETRLALDGPGFVTLSVVDAEGRASRVQVELR from the coding sequence GTGAGCCCGCGCGCGCTCGCCAGGCGCTCGGCTGGTCCGGGCAGCCAGGTGCCCGGCGAGCCGGCACGCCGTCCCACCGCGCCTGACCAAGCATCGGGGCGGGCCTCGCGCCGGGCGCGCCTCGGCCTAGCTACGCTCGTCGTGCTGGCGCTCGCCCTCGGCGGTCGGCTCGCCTTCGACCGATGGGTGGCGACGACGATCCTGCCGCCGTTGCCTGTCCCCACCTCCGTCGAGGTGCTGGCGCGCGACGGCAGGCTGCTGCGCGCCTTCACCGTCGGCGACGGGCGGTGGCGGCTCGGGGTGGCGCCCGAGCAGGTGGACCAGCGCTACCTGGCCATGCTGGTCGCCTACGAGGACCGACGCTTCTACCAGCATCATGGCGTGGACCTGCGCTCCGCGGCGCGCGCCGCCGTCCAGATCGTGCTGCACGGGCACGTGGTCTCGGGCGGCTCGACGCTCACGATGCAGGTCGCACGCCTGCTCGAGGACGGCGCCACGGGCTCGTGGTCCGGCAAGTTGCGGCAGGTGCGCGTGGCGCTGGCGCTGGAACGGGTGTTGTCCAAGGACCAGGTCCTCGCCCTGTACCTGCAGCTGGCGCCCATGGGCGGCAACCTCGAGGGCGTGCGCGCCGGCAGCCTCGCCTGGTTCGGGAAGGAGCCGGAGCGCCTGACGGAGGCCCAGGCGGCGCTGCTGATAGCGCTGCCGCAGGCGCCCGGCCTCCGCGCGCCGGACGAGCACCCGGATGCCGCCGCGGCGGCGCGCGACCGGGTGCTGGAGCGGGTCACCACGCTCGGTATCGTCCCGCGGGAGGCCGCCGCGGCGGCGGCCCGTGAGGCGCTTCCGACGGCGCGCCGGCCGTTCCCGAGCCTCGCCCCGCACCTGGCGGACCGGCTGCGCGCGACCGAGCCCGACCGGCAGGTGCACCTGACGACGCTGGACGCCGACCTGCAAGCCGCGCTCGAGGAGGTCGCCGTCACTGCGCTGCGCGACCTGCCGGCGCAGGCGACGCTCGCGCTGCTCGTCGCCGACCCCGACAGCGGGGCCATCCTCGCCAGCGTCGGCTCGGCCGACTACACGAGCGAGGAGCGCCGCGGCTTCGTGGACATGACGCAGGCGCTGCGCTCGCCCGGCTCCACCCTCAAGCCGCTCGTGTACGGCCTGGCCTTCTCGGACGGGATCTTGCACCCCGATACGCTCCTCGACGACCGGCCGGAGGACTATGGCGGCTATGCGCCGCAGAACTTCGACGGCACCTTCAGGGGGCCGGTCAGCGCCCGCGGGGCGCTGCGGGCCTCGCTGAACCTCCCGGTGGTGGCGCTGGCCGATGCGCTGGGCCCGGCGCGCGTGCTCGCGGCGTTACGGCAGGCGGGCATAGAGGCCGAGGTGCCTGGCGGCACGCCGGGCCTGGCCATCACCCTCGGCGGTATCGGCGTGAGCCTGCAGGGGCTGGTGCAGCTCTACGCCACGATCGCGCGTGGCGGTGAGGCGGTGGCGCTCCACGCCACGCCCGGTGTGGTGCCGCGGACAACGGGTTCCCTCGGCGCGACCGACCCGGAACCTCAGGTGCCTGGTGCCGTCGCGGCCGATGCCTCGCCAGGGGCGGCCGCGCGGCTGCTCACCCCGCAGGCCGCCTGGCAGGTGGCGGACATCCTGGCGGGCATACGCCGCGCCGCGCCGCTGCCCGACTGGCAGTTGGCGATCAAGACGGGCACGTCGAGCGGTCACCGTGACGCCCTCGCCATCGGCTTCGACGGCGCACGCGTGGCCGGTGTGTGGGTGGGCCGCGCGGACGGCACGCCGGTGCCGGCCATCACCGGGGCCGACGTGGCCACGCCCGTGCTGTTCGAGGTCTTCGCGCGCCTAGGAGCGAAGCCGAGGCCGCTGCCGCCCGCGCCTCCCGGAACGCTCATCGTGGCGTCCAACGGCGAGTTACCGCCGCCACTGCGGCAGTTCGGCGCGCGGCTGGTCGCGGTAGACGACGCTCCGAAACTCGTCTTCCCGCCGGACGGGGCCGCCGTAGTCCCCTTGGCGGGCGGCGTCCTGGCACGCGTCGAACGCGGCCGCGCGCCGTTCACTTGGTTCGCCGACGGCGCGCCCGTTGCGGTCGGCAGCTACGAGCGCGAGACCCGCCTGGCGCTGGACGGACCCGGCTTCGTTACGCTCTCGGTGGTGGACGCGGAAGGCCGCGCGTCGCGGGTGCAAGTCGAGTTGCGCTGA
- the ispF gene encoding 2-C-methyl-D-erythritol 2,4-cyclodiphosphate synthase: protein MSPAFRVGHGQDAHRLAPGRPLVIGGITVPSERGADAHSDGDVLLHALADALLSTHALGDIGKLFPPTDPAFAGLDSRTIVKRALTDLEERAGAAHVTNVAAVVTLDAPKLGRYRDEIAASVAKLLGIGPDAVGITFKTSEGLAPDHVQASVVLGVVIA, encoded by the coding sequence ATGTCACCAGCTTTCCGCGTCGGGCACGGCCAGGATGCCCACCGCCTCGCACCGGGCAGGCCGCTAGTGATCGGCGGCATCACGGTCCCCTCCGAGCGCGGCGCCGACGCCCACTCGGACGGCGACGTGCTCCTGCACGCCCTGGCGGACGCGCTCCTCTCCACGCACGCGCTCGGTGACATCGGCAAGCTCTTCCCGCCCACGGACCCGGCCTTCGCCGGCCTCGACAGCCGGACCATCGTGAAGCGCGCCCTGACCGACCTCGAAGAGCGCGCCGGGGCCGCGCACGTTACGAACGTCGCCGCCGTGGTCACGCTCGACGCGCCCAAGCTCGGCAGATACCGGGACGAGATCGCCGCGTCCGTGGCGAAACTGTTAGGCATAGGACCCGACGCCGTTGGCATCACGTTCAAGACGAGCGAGGGGCTCGCGCCCGATCACGTGCAGGCCAGCGTCGTGCTCGGCGTCGTGATCGCTTAG
- a CDS encoding ATP-binding protein has product MKVQRRLQPTVEKALARFPVVALLGPRQVGKTTLAAAIAERADRDVLRLDLELPSHVARLADPELYLGRYTEALVVLDEIQRVPELFPVLRALVDADRRPGRFLLLGSASPELLRQSAETLAGRIRYLELAPFTIDEVGRTQENLLRLWLRGGFPGSYLAASDEESSEWRSEFIRTYLERDVPALGIDLRAEPLRRFWRMLAHRHAQLWNASEMARSLGVSPPTVASYLDVLVGTFLARRLEPYQANLGKRLVKSPKVYMRDSGLLHALLDISDLDDLQGHPVVGASWEGFLIEQLLTIDQPRDAAFYRTAAGAELDLVVSRGRRPTRGYEMKYSSAPAVAKGFWQSLTDLELKRADVLYPGEERWPLREGVEVVPAVSVGE; this is encoded by the coding sequence ATGAAGGTTCAGAGGCGCTTGCAGCCGACCGTCGAGAAGGCGCTGGCGCGCTTCCCCGTCGTCGCGCTGCTCGGCCCACGCCAGGTCGGGAAGACTACGTTGGCCGCCGCTATCGCCGAGCGCGCGGACCGTGATGTGCTCCGTCTCGATCTGGAGCTGCCGTCCCACGTGGCAAGGCTTGCCGACCCGGAACTGTACTTGGGTCGCTATACAGAAGCCCTCGTGGTTCTGGACGAGATCCAACGGGTTCCCGAACTCTTCCCGGTGCTGCGCGCGCTGGTGGACGCCGACCGCCGCCCAGGGCGATTCCTACTCTTGGGCTCCGCCTCGCCCGAACTCCTGCGGCAGTCGGCGGAGACCTTGGCCGGCCGGATCCGCTATCTGGAGTTGGCGCCTTTCACGATCGACGAGGTAGGCCGTACGCAGGAGAACCTGCTGCGCCTGTGGCTGCGCGGAGGGTTCCCCGGGAGCTACCTCGCCGCCTCCGACGAGGAGTCGTCGGAGTGGCGCTCCGAGTTCATCCGCACCTACCTGGAGCGCGACGTGCCGGCGCTGGGCATAGACCTTCGTGCCGAGCCGTTGCGGAGGTTCTGGCGGATGCTGGCACACCGCCACGCACAGCTATGGAACGCGAGCGAGATGGCACGTAGTCTGGGCGTCAGCCCGCCGACGGTCGCGTCCTACCTGGATGTACTGGTTGGAACGTTCCTGGCGCGGCGTTTGGAGCCGTACCAGGCGAACCTCGGCAAGCGCCTGGTCAAGTCGCCGAAGGTGTACATGCGCGACTCGGGGCTGCTGCACGCGCTCCTTGACATATCGGACCTGGACGACCTGCAAGGTCACCCCGTCGTCGGGGCGTCATGGGAGGGCTTCTTGATCGAGCAGCTCCTCACCATCGACCAGCCGAGGGATGCGGCTTTCTATCGGACGGCCGCCGGCGCGGAACTGGACCTGGTGGTGTCCCGCGGGCGGCGACCGACACGGGGATACGAGATGAAGTACTCATCCGCACCGGCAGTTGCCAAGGGCTTCTGGCAGTCGCTGACCGACCTGGAGCTGAAGCGGGCCGACGTGCTGTACCCGGGCGAGGAGCGGTGGCCCCTGCGAGAGGGCGTCGAGGTGGTGCCGGCCGTATCGGTGGGGGAGTGA